A single window of Crassostrea angulata isolate pt1a10 chromosome 8, ASM2561291v2, whole genome shotgun sequence DNA harbors:
- the LOC128161719 gene encoding uncharacterized protein LOC128161719: MKACVVWVSRLWILYLTTVNGQPQSGRTLFPPCSLVNRRVIDNIYDRAYQRGYEDTFQSTVESSKAYYIKVQCPTDTCGPDARAKAEEEAREQADANRQAAIEQATEETLELWKTDLNKCLPITVINDCDNEPGCTYQNGINKCIPTSI; this comes from the exons ATGAAGGCCTGTGTAGTGTGGGTGTCCAGACTATGGATTCTGTACTTGACTACAGTTAACGGTCAGCCACAATCTGGGAGAACTCTCTTTCCTCCCTGCTCATTAGTGAACCGCAGAGTTATCG ATAATATTTATGATCGAGCCTACCAGCGGGGTTATGAGGATACCTTTCAATCAACAGTGGAGTCATCGAAGGCTTATTACATTAAAGTTCAGTGTCCCACTGACACCTGTGGCCCTGATGCTAGAGCAAAGGCTGAAGAAGAGGCCAGAGAACAAGCAGATGCCAACAGACAGGCTGCCATTGAACAAGCTACAGAGGAGACTCTTGAACTTTGGAAAACAGATTTAAACAAATGCTTGCCTATCACTGTCATTAATGATTGTGATAACGAGCCAGGATGCACTTATCAGAAtggtataaataaatgtattccAACATCAATATAA